The following are encoded together in the Alphaproteobacteria bacterium genome:
- the pcaF gene encoding 3-oxoadipyl-CoA thiolase, with protein MTDAFICDAVRTPVGRYNGALASVRVDDLAALPIKALMERNTGVDWGAVDDVIYGCVNQAGEDNRNVARMAGLLAGLPVEVAGATVNRLCGSGMEATGMAARAVRLGEAQVMIAGGVEGMTRSPYVMGKPQSAFDRGMKMEDTVLGWRFVNPAMAKCYGVDAMGQTAENVAQEHQVSRVDQDAFAYRSQQRCKKATEKGFFKKELIPVTVKVGKTEKVFDTDEHPRFDTTMEGLSKLPAVFREGGSVTAGNSSGINDAAAAIIVASEKAAKEYGLKPRGRILATASAGVPPRVMGIGPVPASRKALQIAGLKITDMDVVELNEAFAAQGLAVMRQLGLPDDACHVNPNGGAIAIGHPLGASGARLIMTALSQLEDTGGRYALCTMCIGVGQGIAMVIERV; from the coding sequence ATGACAGACGCTTTCATCTGCGACGCCGTTCGCACCCCCGTCGGCCGATACAACGGCGCGTTGGCCTCGGTTAGGGTCGACGATCTCGCGGCGTTGCCGATCAAGGCGTTGATGGAACGCAACACGGGCGTCGACTGGGGCGCGGTCGATGATGTGATCTATGGCTGCGTCAACCAGGCCGGCGAGGACAACCGCAATGTCGCGCGCATGGCCGGCCTTCTCGCCGGCCTGCCGGTCGAAGTGGCGGGCGCCACGGTGAACCGCCTCTGCGGCTCGGGCATGGAGGCCACCGGCATGGCGGCGCGCGCCGTGCGGCTGGGCGAGGCACAGGTGATGATCGCCGGCGGCGTCGAGGGCATGACCCGCTCGCCCTACGTGATGGGCAAGCCGCAATCGGCCTTCGACCGTGGCATGAAAATGGAAGACACGGTGCTGGGCTGGCGCTTCGTCAATCCGGCGATGGCCAAGTGCTACGGCGTCGACGCCATGGGCCAGACGGCCGAGAACGTCGCGCAGGAGCACCAGGTCAGCCGCGTCGACCAGGACGCCTTCGCCTATCGCAGCCAGCAGCGTTGCAAGAAGGCGACCGAGAAGGGCTTCTTCAAGAAGGAGCTGATCCCCGTCACGGTGAAGGTCGGCAAGACCGAGAAGGTCTTCGATACCGACGAGCATCCGCGCTTCGACACCACCATGGAGGGCCTGAGCAAGCTGCCGGCCGTCTTCCGGGAGGGCGGCTCGGTGACCGCCGGCAATTCCTCGGGCATCAACGACGCTGCGGCCGCCATCATCGTCGCCTCCGAGAAGGCGGCCAAGGAGTACGGGCTGAAGCCGCGCGGTCGCATCCTCGCCACGGCCTCGGCCGGCGTGCCGCCGCGCGTCATGGGCATCGGCCCGGTGCCGGCGTCGCGCAAGGCACTGCAGATCGCCGGGCTCAAGATCACCGACATGGATGTCGTCGAGCTCAACGAGGCCTTCGCCGCGCAGGGCCTGGCGGTCATGCGCCAGCTCGGCCTGCCCGACGATGCCTGCCACGTCAATCCGAATGGCGGCGCGATCGCCATCGGCCATCCGCTGGGCGCCAGCGGCGCCCGCCTGATCATGACCGCGCTCAGCCAGCTCGAGGACACCGGCGGCCGCTACGCGCTGTGCACCATGTGCATCGGCGTCGGCCAGGGCATCGCCATGGTGATCGAGCGCGTCTGA
- a CDS encoding DUF3883 domain-containing protein produces MLAEEQLGHRYNKARHNAALVQRIGRTRASIEFKHRNISAVLRELGMPDIAGYKPATNYQDAIFGAIDRHLTSRPDPLPLVRESAMALAESTELYLEAPPPLVPARPRPAALERLVRKFDPALRDERNRSLGKAGEQLIYDFERRQLELQDRPDLARKVRWVAQEDGDGAGYDIRSFDARGTERLIEVKTTQGMERTPFYLTRNERTLSDERPDAFRLYRLYQFSKQPRLFELRPPLDSVLALEPLVFKASLTS; encoded by the coding sequence ATGCTGGCCGAGGAGCAGCTTGGCCACCGCTACAACAAGGCGCGGCACAACGCGGCCCTGGTCCAGCGCATCGGCCGAACCCGGGCCTCCATCGAGTTCAAGCACCGCAACATCTCCGCCGTCCTGCGCGAGCTCGGCATGCCCGACATCGCCGGCTACAAGCCGGCGACGAACTATCAGGACGCCATCTTCGGGGCGATCGATCGCCACCTGACGAGCCGGCCCGATCCGCTCCCGCTCGTTCGCGAGTCCGCCATGGCGCTCGCGGAGTCGACGGAACTATACCTTGAGGCGCCGCCGCCCCTGGTGCCGGCCAGGCCTCGGCCGGCCGCCCTCGAGCGGCTGGTCAGGAAGTTCGATCCGGCGCTCCGCGACGAGCGCAATCGTTCGCTCGGCAAGGCCGGCGAGCAGCTGATCTACGATTTCGAGCGCCGACAGCTCGAGCTGCAGGACCGTCCCGATCTCGCGCGCAAGGTCCGCTGGGTTGCGCAGGAGGATGGCGACGGCGCCGGCTACGACATCCGCTCCTTCGACGCCCGCGGCACCGAGCGGCTGATCGAGGTGAAGACCACGCAAGGCATGGAACGGACGCCGTTCTATCTGACGCGCAACGAGCGCACGCTATCCGACGAGCGTCCGGACGCGTTTCGGCTCTATCGGCTCTATCAGTTCTCGAAGCAACCGCGACTTTTCGAGCTGAGGCCGCCGTTGGACTCCGTGCTGGCGCTGGAGCCGCTGGTCTTCAAGGCGTCGCTGACCAGTTGA
- a CDS encoding LysE family translocator produces MSFELWLAFCAAAMLVLVIPGPTVALVIGYALGEGRRAALAIVAGVALGDLTAMTLSLLGVGALLAASAELFTVLKWIGAAYLVWLGIKLWRAPVGAEADAAIERRPAWTMLAHAYAVTALNPKSILFFVAFVPQFMDAGAPIAPQAVLLVVTFVSLAALNAGLYALLAGRARGAIREPAVRRAVNRVGGGVLIGAGVMTAMIRRA; encoded by the coding sequence ATGTCATTCGAGCTGTGGCTGGCCTTTTGTGCGGCGGCAATGCTGGTGCTGGTCATTCCCGGGCCAACCGTGGCGCTGGTGATCGGCTACGCGCTGGGCGAGGGCAGGCGCGCGGCACTGGCCATCGTCGCAGGCGTGGCGCTGGGCGATCTGACGGCGATGACCTTGTCGCTGCTGGGCGTCGGCGCGCTTCTCGCTGCGTCCGCTGAACTATTCACCGTGCTGAAATGGATCGGCGCGGCCTATCTGGTGTGGCTGGGCATCAAGCTGTGGCGCGCGCCGGTCGGCGCGGAAGCCGACGCGGCGATCGAGCGCCGGCCGGCCTGGACCATGCTGGCGCATGCCTATGCCGTGACCGCACTCAACCCCAAGAGCATCCTGTTCTTCGTCGCCTTCGTGCCGCAGTTCATGGATGCCGGCGCGCCGATCGCGCCGCAGGCGGTGCTGCTGGTCGTCACCTTCGTGAGCCTGGCGGCGCTCAACGCCGGCCTCTACGCCCTGCTCGCCGGTCGCGCGCGCGGCGCCATCCGCGAGCCCGCCGTGCGCCGCGCGGTCAACCGGGTCGGCGGCGGCGTGCTGATCGGCGCCGGCGTGATGACGGCGATGATCAGGCGGGCGTGA
- a CDS encoding malonyl-CoA decarboxylase family protein — translation MAFTGLVDRALDRVSRTFRDVATGAREAVGAPLRPDLPDDDLPRLRARIEACLSGPGGETAARARAAELGTAYLALSQEGRRRFLLILARDYALDRDALAATVARWQEAADDRARVSAEAEMREALETPATRLLALFNGLPEGVKFIVDLRAELLKLGRGDPAVARLADDLRRLLAIWFDVGFLDLRRIDWRTPASLLEKLITYEAVHAIHSWSDLKNRLDSDRRCFAFFHPRMPEEPLIFVEVALVDGMAGDVHRLLDEKAPTRDPEEANTAIFYSISNCQEGLAGVSFGNFLIKRVAAELGRDLPNIKSFATLSPVPGFRSWLLKTLAAEGDTQLSADEIEHLASVSPPPADAPDLPRGAGAITRLVNSGDWTKQPAAEIALKPVLIRLCARYLLGSRDGRALDRVAHFHLSNGARVERINWLGDTSPNGLRQSCGLMVNYRYRLEEVDANHEAYADGAIVASGEVKRLAKG, via the coding sequence ATGGCTTTCACCGGCCTCGTCGATCGTGCCCTGGACCGGGTTTCGCGCACGTTCAGGGATGTCGCGACCGGCGCGCGCGAGGCGGTGGGCGCCCCGCTGCGCCCCGACCTGCCGGACGACGACCTGCCGCGCCTGAGGGCCCGCATCGAGGCCTGCCTGTCCGGTCCGGGCGGCGAGACCGCCGCCCGCGCCCGCGCCGCCGAGCTGGGCACCGCCTATCTGGCGTTGTCACAGGAAGGTCGCCGCCGCTTCCTGCTGATCCTGGCGCGCGACTACGCGCTCGATCGCGATGCCCTGGCCGCCACGGTGGCACGCTGGCAGGAGGCCGCCGACGACCGGGCGCGCGTCAGCGCGGAGGCCGAGATGCGCGAGGCGCTGGAGACGCCGGCGACGCGGCTGCTGGCGCTGTTCAACGGCCTGCCCGAGGGCGTGAAGTTCATCGTCGATCTGCGCGCCGAGCTCCTGAAGCTGGGCAGGGGCGATCCCGCCGTGGCGCGGCTGGCCGACGATCTGCGGCGCCTGCTGGCGATCTGGTTCGATGTCGGCTTCCTCGATCTGCGGCGCATCGACTGGCGCACGCCGGCCTCGCTGCTGGAGAAGCTGATCACCTACGAGGCGGTGCACGCCATCCATTCCTGGAGCGATCTGAAGAACCGTCTCGATTCGGATCGCCGCTGCTTCGCCTTCTTCCACCCCCGCATGCCCGAGGAGCCGCTGATCTTCGTCGAGGTGGCGCTGGTCGACGGCATGGCCGGCGACGTGCATCGCCTGCTCGACGAGAAGGCGCCTACGCGCGACCCTGAAGAGGCCAACACCGCGATCTTCTACTCGATCTCGAACTGCCAGGAAGGCCTGGCGGGCGTCAGCTTCGGCAATTTCCTGATCAAGCGCGTCGCCGCCGAGCTCGGGCGCGACCTGCCCAACATCAAGAGCTTCGCCACGCTCTCGCCGGTCCCCGGCTTCCGCTCCTGGCTGCTCAAGACGCTGGCAGCCGAGGGCGACACGCAGCTGTCGGCCGACGAGATCGAGCATCTCGCGTCGGTCTCGCCGCCGCCTGCCGACGCGCCCGACCTGCCGCGCGGCGCCGGCGCGATCACGCGCCTGGTGAACAGCGGAGACTGGACCAAGCAGCCGGCGGCCGAGATCGCGCTCAAGCCGGTGCTGATCCGTCTTTGCGCACGCTACCTGCTGGGCAGCAGGGACGGCCGCGCGCTCGATCGTGTGGCGCATTTCCATCTCAGCAACGGCGCGCGCGTCGAACGCATCAACTGGCTGGGCGACACCTCGCCCAACGGCCTGCGCCAGAGCTGTGGCCTGATGGTCAACTACCGCTACCGCCTCGAAGAGGTCGACGCCAACCACGAGGCCTACGCCGACGGCGCGATCGTGGCATCGGGCGAGGTCAAGAGGCTGGCGAAAGGCTAG
- a CDS encoding type II toxin-antitoxin system Phd/YefM family antitoxin, with protein MARRAGGKSWGAAEAKSHFSEVLDLALNVGPQRITRHGRQIAVLVSHEEFEQRMGRRGSAASTEDKPETLGDFFRRSPLWRSGLDLSRPKAVLRDPFGPDARGMPPKRRR; from the coding sequence ATGGCACGCCGAGCCGGAGGCAAGAGCTGGGGGGCGGCGGAAGCAAAGTCGCACTTCAGCGAAGTTCTCGACTTGGCATTGAACGTCGGCCCGCAACGAATTACGCGCCATGGCCGCCAGATTGCGGTGCTTGTGTCGCATGAGGAATTCGAGCAGCGCATGGGGCGGCGGGGCAGTGCCGCATCGACGGAGGATAAGCCCGAGACGCTGGGCGACTTCTTTCGCCGTTCGCCGCTTTGGCGGTCAGGTCTGGACCTCTCGCGGCCGAAGGCGGTTCTGCGCGATCCGTTCGGACCTGACGCGCGCGGGATGCCGCCGAAGCGGCGGCGATGA
- a CDS encoding N-acyl homoserine lactonase family protein translates to MPNLPTYEVHACKYAHLPRKAHEVQIMADPHDADHPMDYFVWVAIPLGEDGRRLVGGQPIVIDTGFSEAVGAQRGRQMLRSPVLTLRDLGVEPNDIQDVVVTHLHYDHVGGWALFPSARYHVQDKEMQFVTGRHMTKKPFRHAYEVEEVVAMVRHLYGDRVVFHDGDGEIAPGLSVHHIGGHTMGIQSVRVWTRNGWLVLASDAAHYYWGVEDDKLFAIVFNVADMLAGYDKLKKLADGRIEMVVPGHDARVMERYPPSSEALKGWAVRLD, encoded by the coding sequence ATGCCCAACCTGCCGACCTACGAAGTGCACGCCTGCAAGTACGCCCATCTGCCGCGCAAGGCGCACGAGGTGCAGATCATGGCCGATCCGCACGACGCGGATCATCCCATGGACTATTTCGTCTGGGTGGCGATCCCGCTGGGCGAGGACGGCAGGCGCCTGGTCGGCGGACAGCCGATCGTCATCGACACCGGCTTCAGCGAGGCGGTGGGCGCCCAGCGCGGCCGCCAGATGCTGCGCTCGCCGGTGCTGACCCTGCGCGATCTCGGTGTCGAGCCCAACGACATCCAGGACGTCGTCGTCACCCACCTGCACTACGATCATGTCGGCGGCTGGGCGCTGTTCCCCAGCGCGCGCTACCACGTGCAGGACAAGGAGATGCAGTTCGTCACCGGCCGGCACATGACGAAGAAGCCGTTCCGCCACGCCTACGAGGTCGAGGAGGTGGTGGCGATGGTACGCCATCTCTACGGCGATCGCGTCGTGTTCCACGACGGCGACGGCGAGATCGCCCCGGGCCTGAGCGTGCATCACATCGGCGGCCACACCATGGGCATCCAGTCGGTGCGGGTGTGGACGCGCAACGGCTGGCTGGTGCTCGCCTCCGACGCGGCGCACTACTACTGGGGCGTCGAGGACGACAAGCTGTTCGCCATCGTCTTCAACGTCGCCGACATGCTGGCCGGCTACGACAAGCTGAAGAAGCTCGCCGACGGGCGCATCGAGATGGTGGTGCCCGGCCACGACGCGCGGGTGATGGAGCGCTATCCGCCCTCGAGCGAGGCGTTGAAGGGCTGGGCGGTCAGGCTGGACTAG
- a CDS encoding CoA transferase: MTDEALPLQGLRVLDVSSFIAAPAAAVVLGDWGADVIKIEPPGAGDPHRQSWRNTSYPQANVNFTWQLDARNKRSLAIDLKAPEGRAALLRLVAQADVMLINFPPPVRERLKLGWEDIEPVNPRLIYFSLTGYGESGPDRDRPGFDVTAFFARSGILDAARYEGQPPHFSLPAQGDRATAMTIVSAIMIGLFRRERTGKGGWVGTSLYANGAWSNGTLTQAAMIGATLPPRPPRERARSALGQQYVTRDGRWFLLIANPEEKHWPNIARALGHEEWIGDPRFVDRAARRTNAVALLQMIEAEILKRDWAYWSDVLSRIGVPFGEIGRVIDVPDDEQATHAGIVVPCDGEGIARTLNNPIRLGFAQPRRAGKPPAVGEHSAEILKEAGYGDAEIAAMKARGVVG, translated from the coding sequence GTGACCGATGAAGCGCTCCCGCTGCAGGGCCTCAGGGTGCTCGATGTCAGCTCCTTCATCGCCGCGCCCGCCGCCGCCGTGGTGCTGGGCGACTGGGGCGCCGACGTCATCAAGATCGAGCCGCCGGGCGCGGGCGACCCGCATCGCCAGAGCTGGCGCAACACCAGCTACCCGCAGGCCAACGTCAACTTCACGTGGCAGCTCGACGCGCGCAACAAGCGCTCGCTGGCGATCGACCTGAAGGCACCCGAGGGCCGCGCCGCATTGCTGCGCCTGGTCGCCCAGGCCGACGTGATGCTCATCAACTTCCCGCCGCCGGTGCGCGAGCGGCTGAAGCTCGGCTGGGAGGATATCGAGCCGGTCAATCCGCGCCTGATCTACTTCTCACTCACCGGCTACGGCGAGAGCGGACCCGACCGCGATCGGCCGGGCTTCGACGTTACCGCCTTCTTCGCGCGCTCCGGCATCCTCGACGCGGCGCGCTACGAGGGCCAGCCGCCGCATTTCTCGCTGCCGGCCCAGGGCGATCGCGCCACCGCCATGACCATCGTCTCGGCGATCATGATCGGCCTGTTCCGCCGCGAGCGCACCGGCAAGGGCGGCTGGGTCGGCACGTCGCTTTATGCCAACGGCGCGTGGTCCAACGGCACGCTCACCCAGGCGGCGATGATCGGCGCCACCCTGCCGCCGCGCCCACCGCGCGAGCGGGCAAGGTCGGCGCTGGGCCAGCAGTACGTCACCAGGGACGGCCGCTGGTTCCTGCTGATCGCCAATCCCGAGGAGAAGCACTGGCCCAACATCGCCCGCGCGCTGGGCCACGAGGAATGGATCGGCGATCCGCGCTTCGTCGACCGCGCCGCGCGGCGCACCAACGCCGTGGCCCTGCTGCAGATGATCGAAGCTGAAATCCTGAAGCGCGACTGGGCGTACTGGTCGGACGTGCTGAGCCGCATCGGCGTGCCGTTCGGCGAGATCGGCCGGGTGATCGACGTGCCCGACGACGAGCAGGCGACGCACGCGGGCATCGTCGTGCCCTGCGACGGCGAGGGCATCGCGCGCACGCTGAACAATCCGATCCGCCTGGGCTTCGCGCAGCCGCGCCGCGCCGGCAAGCCGCCGGCCGTGGGCGAGCACAGCGCCGAGATCCTGAAGGAAGCGGGCTACGGTGACGCCGAGATCGCGGCGATGAAGGCCCGGGGCGTCGTCGGCTAG
- a CDS encoding GlsB/YeaQ/YmgE family stress response membrane protein, with protein sequence MDLGALLITIVIGFFVGLVARLLTPGRDVGGFIATTVVGVVGSIIATYGGQALNIYRPGQTAGFFGAVLGAIVLLVLLRLIRR encoded by the coding sequence ATGGATCTCGGCGCGCTTCTGATCACGATCGTCATCGGCTTCTTCGTCGGTCTGGTGGCGCGCCTCCTGACGCCGGGGCGGGACGTCGGCGGCTTCATCGCCACCACGGTCGTGGGCGTGGTGGGCTCGATCATCGCCACCTATGGCGGCCAGGCGCTCAACATCTACCGCCCCGGCCAGACGGCGGGGTTCTTCGGCGCCGTGCTCGGCGCGATCGTGCTCCTGGTGCTGCTGCGCCTGATCCGGCGCTAG
- a CDS encoding PIN domain-containing protein — translation MRYLLDTSVVSEMVKATPHRGVVAWTNAQPFDTIHLSVVTLIELRFGIDRLPPGKRREGLARWLDVEIPVQFEGRIVELDSAVADAVGRLWAQAVGAGRTPDLVDVVLAATVKCFDLALATRNVRDFDIYGVRVVDPWSAA, via the coding sequence ATGAGATATCTGCTGGATACCAGCGTCGTTTCGGAGATGGTGAAGGCGACTCCGCATCGCGGCGTCGTCGCGTGGACGAACGCGCAGCCGTTCGACACCATCCATCTCAGTGTCGTTACATTGATCGAGTTGCGCTTCGGCATCGACCGGTTGCCGCCCGGGAAACGGCGCGAAGGTTTGGCGCGCTGGCTCGACGTAGAAATTCCGGTGCAGTTCGAGGGGCGGATCGTGGAACTCGACAGCGCCGTCGCAGACGCCGTCGGTCGCCTTTGGGCCCAGGCCGTCGGCGCAGGCCGTACGCCGGACCTCGTCGACGTCGTTCTAGCCGCGACAGTGAAATGCTTCGACCTGGCGCTGGCTACCCGGAATGTCCGGGACTTCGACATCTACGGCGTCCGTGTCGTCGATCCGTGGAGCGCTGCCTAA
- a CDS encoding cyclic nucleotide-binding domain-containing protein — protein sequence MSIHEEVELLKGVPLFSKLEPNKLKLLAFTSERLTFSPGQDLCRQGDMGDAMYVVLGGTADVIIETPSGPLKVAELEKNGFVGEMAILLDVPRTATVTVRETLTALKITKEQFFRMVTEIPTMAVEMMRELAHRLDDTNRQLSAMRARAA from the coding sequence ATGAGCATCCACGAGGAAGTCGAGTTGCTGAAGGGCGTACCGCTGTTCTCCAAGCTCGAGCCCAACAAGCTCAAGCTGCTGGCCTTCACCAGCGAACGCCTGACCTTCTCGCCCGGCCAGGATCTGTGTCGGCAGGGCGACATGGGCGATGCGATGTATGTCGTGCTCGGCGGCACCGCCGACGTCATCATCGAAACACCCTCGGGTCCGCTCAAGGTGGCGGAGCTGGAGAAGAACGGCTTCGTCGGCGAGATGGCGATCCTGCTCGATGTGCCGCGCACCGCCACCGTCACCGTGCGCGAGACGCTGACGGCGCTGAAGATCACCAAGGAGCAGTTCTTCCGCATGGTCACCGAGATCCCGACCATGGCCGTGGAGATGATGCGCGAGCTCGCCCATCGCCTCGACGACACCAACCGCCAGCTCAGCGCCATGAGGGCCAGGGCCGCATGA
- a CDS encoding FAD-dependent oxidoreductase gives MIQSSPSIAVVGAGPSGFYAVDALSRARPDARIDIIDRLPAPFGLARYGVAPDHQGTKGVTRQFDRLLAKPGVRFVGGVELGRDVSLEELRGLYDAVLIATGCGRDRRLGIPGEDLEGVMGSMRFVDWFNAHPDAVDLTATIAEARHVAVIGNGNVAIDVARVFAKTQDEMAKSDIDPRAQASIAAMKLQTVTLYGRRGPAEASFTINELNEMGRLARAVALVDPGDVADAVAPDSDPTPERLRKQKNIESLRGFSANVAGARPVALAFRFHRAPLALSGENGRVVGINFADGSYAPADLVITCIGYDAILCEGLPAERGRVANEEGRVRGLPGVYVVGWARRGPSGTIPTNRADSFAVAERLVGDLAPSSRPGPAGLDALLASRGIAIIDTAGWQRIDKAEGEAGAREGRPRVKLATWAALRAASRATCG, from the coding sequence ATGATCCAATCGTCTCCCTCCATCGCCGTCGTCGGCGCCGGCCCCTCGGGCTTCTATGCCGTCGACGCGCTCAGCCGCGCGCGGCCCGACGCGCGCATCGACATCATCGACCGCCTGCCGGCGCCGTTCGGCTTGGCGCGCTACGGCGTGGCGCCCGATCACCAGGGCACCAAGGGCGTCACCCGCCAGTTCGACCGGCTGCTCGCCAAGCCCGGCGTGCGTTTTGTCGGCGGTGTCGAGCTGGGCCGCGACGTCTCGCTCGAGGAGCTGCGCGGCCTCTACGATGCGGTGCTCATCGCCACCGGGTGCGGCCGCGATCGCAGGCTGGGCATTCCCGGCGAGGACCTCGAGGGCGTCATGGGCTCGATGCGCTTCGTCGACTGGTTCAACGCCCATCCCGACGCCGTCGACCTCACCGCGACGATCGCCGAGGCGCGCCACGTCGCGGTGATCGGCAACGGCAACGTCGCCATCGACGTCGCGCGCGTCTTCGCCAAGACACAGGACGAGATGGCGAAATCCGACATCGATCCGCGCGCCCAGGCTTCCATCGCCGCCATGAAGCTGCAGACGGTGACGCTCTACGGCCGGCGCGGGCCGGCCGAGGCAAGCTTCACCATCAACGAGCTCAACGAGATGGGCCGGCTGGCGCGCGCCGTGGCGCTGGTTGATCCGGGCGACGTCGCCGATGCCGTCGCGCCCGACAGCGATCCCACGCCCGAGCGGCTGCGCAAGCAGAAGAACATCGAGAGCCTGCGCGGCTTCTCGGCCAATGTGGCGGGCGCCAGGCCGGTAGCGCTGGCCTTCCGCTTCCACCGCGCGCCGCTGGCGCTCAGCGGCGAGAACGGCCGGGTCGTCGGCATCAACTTCGCCGACGGCTCCTATGCGCCCGCCGATCTGGTGATCACCTGCATCGGCTATGATGCGATCCTGTGCGAGGGCCTGCCGGCCGAACGCGGCCGCGTCGCCAACGAGGAGGGCCGCGTGCGCGGCCTGCCGGGCGTCTACGTCGTCGGCTGGGCGCGCCGCGGCCCCAGCGGCACCATCCCGACCAATCGCGCCGACTCCTTCGCCGTTGCCGAGCGGCTGGTCGGCGATCTCGCGCCGTCGTCCAGGCCGGGACCCGCCGGCCTCGACGCCTTGCTGGCGTCACGCGGCATCGCGATCATCGACACCGCGGGCTGGCAGCGCATCGACAAAGCCGAAGGCGAGGCCGGCGCGCGCGAGGGACGGCCGCGCGTGAAGCTTGCGACCTGGGCGGCGTTGCGCGCGGCGTCGAGAGCCACGTGCGGCTAA
- a CDS encoding response regulator — MPVGKSDRIQIDMVSEKLPHSLCGMARDVIDKGRTPAKPVRDVVWGPSMSANALKILVVEDEVGILEEIAEFLRRRRYDVSTSGDLGGARRALADSSAWPDVVVTDVKLPDGDGLELVREIGANAAPRPRLIVMTGHLDQDSARDARQQGAEAVLMKPFALRALLRQIDGSGAVPAPA, encoded by the coding sequence ATGCCGGTCGGCAAATCAGATCGCATCCAAATCGACATGGTCAGTGAAAAGCTTCCGCACTCCCTCTGCGGAATGGCCCGGGATGTGATAGATAAGGGGCGGACGCCGGCCAAACCGGTGCGGGATGTGGTCTGGGGACCGTCTATGTCGGCTAATGCGCTGAAAATACTGGTTGTCGAGGATGAGGTCGGCATCCTCGAGGAGATCGCCGAATTCCTGCGCCGCCGACGCTACGACGTATCGACCTCCGGCGACCTGGGCGGCGCCCGCCGCGCCCTGGCCGATTCCAGCGCCTGGCCGGATGTCGTGGTCACTGACGTGAAGCTGCCGGACGGCGATGGCCTCGAGCTGGTGCGCGAGATCGGCGCCAACGCCGCGCCGCGTCCGCGCCTGATCGTCATGACCGGCCATCTCGACCAGGATTCGGCCCGCGACGCCCGCCAGCAGGGCGCCGAGGCGGTCCTGATGAAGCCCTTCGCCCTGCGCGCCCTGCTCCGGCAGATCGACGGCAGCGGGGCCGTGCCGGCACCGGCCTGA
- a CDS encoding SMP-30/gluconolactonase/LRE family protein has translation MQTNTVEPKFKELASGLKFPEGPIAMPDGSVILVEIARQTLTRIAPDGKNHVIANLGGGPNGAAMGPDGKIYVTNNGGFNWIERPDGRLFPGTQPADYRGGSIQVVDPQTGKFETLYDSCDGRKLNGPNDLVFDSAGGFWFTDLGKTREHDSDRGAVYYARADGSKIEQKIFPLERPNGCGLSPDDRTLYVVETPTARCWSFKLSGPGEIESANGPYRGEKGRVVVGLGGYQMFDSMAVDGDGHICVATLITGAVSDIWPDGSRVDQFKLPDPMVTNVCFGGKDLRTAYATLSMTGKLVSFEWPRAGHALKHLNRP, from the coding sequence ATGCAGACCAACACCGTCGAGCCGAAGTTCAAGGAGCTCGCCTCGGGCTTGAAGTTCCCCGAAGGACCGATCGCGATGCCCGACGGATCGGTGATCCTGGTCGAGATCGCGCGCCAGACGCTCACGCGCATCGCGCCTGACGGCAAGAACCACGTCATCGCCAACCTCGGCGGCGGCCCCAATGGCGCGGCGATGGGGCCGGACGGCAAGATCTACGTGACCAACAACGGCGGCTTCAACTGGATCGAGCGGCCCGACGGCCGGCTGTTCCCCGGCACGCAGCCGGCCGACTATCGGGGCGGCTCGATCCAGGTGGTCGATCCGCAGACCGGCAAGTTCGAGACGCTCTACGATTCCTGCGACGGGCGGAAGCTCAACGGCCCCAACGATCTGGTCTTCGACAGCGCGGGCGGCTTCTGGTTCACCGATCTGGGCAAGACGCGCGAGCACGACAGCGACCGCGGCGCCGTCTACTACGCCAGGGCCGACGGCTCGAAGATCGAGCAGAAGATCTTCCCGCTCGAGCGGCCCAATGGCTGCGGGCTCTCGCCCGACGACAGGACGCTCTACGTGGTCGAGACGCCGACGGCGCGCTGCTGGTCGTTCAAGCTGTCCGGTCCGGGCGAGATCGAATCGGCCAACGGTCCCTATCGCGGCGAGAAAGGCCGCGTGGTCGTCGGCCTGGGCGGCTACCAGATGTTCGACTCGATGGCGGTCGACGGCGACGGCCATATCTGCGTCGCCACCCTGATCACCGGCGCCGTGTCCGACATCTGGCCCGACGGCAGCCGCGTCGATCAGTTCAAGCTGCCCGATCCGATGGTCACCAATGTCTGCTTCGGCGGCAAGGACCTGCGCACCGCCTACGCCACCTTGTCGATGACCGGCAAGCTGGTGAGCTTCGAATGGCCGCGCGCCGGCCATGCGCTGAAGCACCTCAACCGGCCGTGA